The genomic segment actttggccacctcatgcgaagagttgactcactggaaaagacaccgatgctgggagggattgggggcaggaggaaaaggagacgacagaggatgagatggctggatggtatcactgactcgatggacatgagtttgagtgaactccaggagttgatgatggacagggaggcctggtgtgctgtgattcatggggtcgcagagagtcggacacgactgagcgactgaactgaactgaactgaactatagacTATAACCACCATGATTAACAAGAACTGATTGCATATgatgtatgcatatgtatttcAAGACTCAGGCCTTATGTTCAATGGTAGACATGATAATGACATGTTATATGTCAATGTTTTGTAACAAATaactttcaataaatgttagcagaGCTAACATCCCAATGGTCCAACTCTCCTGACTATGgatataaaaaaatacataaaggggATGAGGCCTTAGATCTCTCCCCTTTCAGCCCCTCCCCTGTCCGCACACAAATGACAAATTGTCATAAGCTTGGCAGGGAGATTGGGAAAAAGACACAAgtgtatttctctttcctttctcttctacaTCTCTCTAAATGCTCTTGAGATGGATTTGTAATAAACATAGGAAGAACTGTTGCTGACATTTTCCCCAAATGCATGACAACCACTGAGTCTCCCTTATGGATTCTCAGATGTAGTATAAAGCTGTAGCCAGTGTCAATTTCTAGTATGACCCTTCAGATGACCTGCCACAGAAAGCTTTCACAGAGATGATAGTGTTTCTCTTCTGACACTGAGTAAGATATTTCTCTGGCCAAAAGACTTCCCTGAATAGTTATATTCAAAAGGAAAGGTACTTTACCTGTATGAGTTCACCTAAATTGCCTAAAGTGAGCAAACTTGCACAAGGCCTTCCTCCATCTTCTAAACTCTGGTGTGCATCTTTTGATGGTGAGTGAAGGATGAACTGTGGctgaaggccttcccacattcaCCACATTCaaagggtttctctccagtgtgagttcTCACATGTTGAGTTAAGGCAAAATTGTCACAAAAGGCCTTCTCGCACTCTTTGCACTcatagggcttttctccagtgtggATCCTATTATGCCGAACAAAATTTGCAGGTTGGGTAAAGGCCTTTCCACATTCTCTGCATACATAAGGCTTTTCCCCAGTGTGAATCCTCATGTGTCGAGTAAAGGAAGAGCTATAGTAAAAGGCTTTTGCACATTCTTTACACTCCAAAGGTTTTTTCCCACTATGAGTCCTATTGTGTCTGATAAAAACAGAATGGTGTGTAAAGGCCTTTCCACATTCACTGCATTCATAGGGTCTCTCACCAGTGTGAATCCTCATGTGTTGAATTAAGGAAGAGCTGTCACAAAATGCTTTCCCACATTCTTTGCACTCaaagggcttctctccagtatgtgcCCTCTTATGCCGGATGAAAGTAGATCTATGAGTAAAGGCTTTTCCACACTCACTGCAgtcatagggtttctctccagtgtgaattctcaTATGTTGAGTGAAGGATGAGTTGAGGCAGAaagcttttccacattctttgcACAAAAAGGGTTTTTCTCTGGTGTGGGTCATATTATGCTGGATAAAAGTGGACCGGTGAGTGAAGGCCTTTCCACATTTGCTGCACTCATAGAGTTTCTTTCCAGTGTGAATCCTCATGTGTTGAGCAAAGGAGGAGCTGTAgtaaaaggctttcccacattccttGCACAaaaagggcttttctctagtgtgAGTCACATTATGCTGGATGAAAGAGGAGCGATGGGTGAAAGCTTTACCACATTCTTTGCACTCATAGGGTTTATCTCCACTGTGAATACGCTGGTGCTCTGTGAGGTGAGACCTGCGTTTGAAGGCCTTCCCACACTCAATACACTTGTATGGCTTTTCCCCAGTGTGAAACCTCATATGTCGAATGAAGTCTGCCATATaacgagaggctttcccacattcactgcattcATAAGGCTTCACTCCAGCATGAATCTGTTGATGCCGAATAAGGGCCCAATTCTTGCTAAAATCTTTGCCACATTCCTTGCACTTATAGAGGTTATTCCTTGCATCAACAACCAGGTCTTTTCCTGGTTCTTGGGAATCACATTCATGCAGAGCATCTTGTGTAGTGACTTGCTCCTGTAAAATCCCTAAACAAAGACTATCATCTGTCTCAAAGTCATGTTTATGGCTCCACTTCCTCAGGCATGTCTCCTTGTGGGGGTCTGCTCCTGGCCTCCAGTTCCCTTCTTGCACTTCTGACAGTTTTTCCTGATACCTTCCTTGCCCCAGCCAGGAATCCCTTGAGGTGCCATGTGTCACCTGTTCCTCAAAAGGGGCTTCCTCAGTGAGGGCCAGCTGAGAAGCAGTAAGCTCTGTGGTCTTGGGGTTTGATTTTTCACCTGAAGGAAATCCAATATAACAAAAGAGCCTGTTAGTGATGTCAACACAGAACAAAATAAATGACCACTTTAGTGGAAGAATGAAGATGAAAATAAAGCCTCTACCATCTACGGCATTCTTACATCTCTTAAACCCTGGTTTTAAATATCTTTCTTTACTAATCCTTGGGCTCTTGACATCTTTAAAAGGTAACCCAAGGAGAAAAGCTGTAGCAGGGAACAGAAAATCTGTAGTGGAGACTCCACCTCACTCTCCAGAGTGGGGAAGGGTGGGCAGAGTAATGATAATGACTGTGTTCCAATATCTCATGCTACTATGACAGCACAGAGAAGGTGAACCTACCTTGGCCCAGATGGCAGACAGAAAGAGGCCAGGGGAGGCTACAAGGACAAGGTGCTACATAAGCTTATCTCCAAAGGTGCGTAGGAATTCCCTGACAGAGGAATTAGGAGAAAAACTGTATTAGACAACTGAAAGTTCAAAAGGTCAGGGTCTTAAAAGAATACTGAATGccaggcaaaaagaaaagaatgacaggatggtggagagggaggcagagacagaggagaaataaaatcTTAGGATTCTGGACTGTGCGAAAGTTGTGGGGAGTCAGAGATAAGTAACTGGGTGGATATATTCAGTCTACTATACCTGAGTAGAGACTCAGTGAACAGACTGAAATAGATAACATTTAGATAACTAGAAAACATATCACACTAATaaagatttatttgaaaagagattaataatataaaattgtCAATTTCCCTCAAATTCATTATAAATTTAATACAACTTGGGATAAATCTCAATAGGGTTTTTCACGGTTATGGGCAAGCTGATTgtggaaaatatataaaagaacagAGACCAGGATATCTCTGAAgaagaataaagcaaaaagacTTGCTCTTTGAGGAATTAGGATGATGATGAAATCATATATAACAAAGTAGTGTGATGCAGCCTAGATATAATATAAGCTGTCAAAGTGTCAAAGGTAAAAACAGAGTTAGGAGCTCTGAAATGTGTATATGGAATTTGCTCAACACATGAGGATTCACACAATTTAGATATATGACAGAAGTAGCAGAGAGGCCAGTGGGAATAAGAAAAGACTATTTAATAAATGGCTGTAGAAAAATCATTTGCCACAATGAAGGAAAATGAAGTTGTATTTCTACCTTACACAAAGCAAAAAATTAATTCCAGATTGATTAAGACTTGTCAGaagctaaaaattaaaaacttttaaaaaatagtgaaaatgactatcTTTTAGATCTTGGGGAAAAGGAAGAATTCAAAAACAAGATACAGAAACATTCACTATAAAGGACTAATCAACATGACTAATGTTTTAAAAGGCAATCCAAGAAAAATGGCCATGTTAACATCAGACCTACATTAACACCAGATAACATAGATGACAGAGCAAAGAAAATGGGACCAAAAGGGACATTATATAATGACAAAAAGATCAAGCCACCAGGAAGACATAATAACCCTAAATCTGTATGTACCAAATATCAGAGCCTCAAAACATACAAACTAAAAACTGAGCTGAAAGGAGAAATACCCAAAATCACAATTACAGCTGGAGACTTCAACACTTCACACCCAAAATGAAAACGGAACCATGCTATGAACTGACATTTCACAGAAGATATGTACTCACTAATCAACATATGAAGAGGTACTCAAATTTCTTAAATATGAGGGAAGGGCAaattaagaccacaatgagaGACTATTTTATATTCACCTGATTGAAAACACCTTTCAAGTGTTGGAGATCCATGGAATTGTTCATACAGGGGAAGTGAAGTGTAAGTGGGTATAAATAATCATGTTAGAACACAACAGGGCATCATCTAGTAAAGTTCTCCTTTTGCTTAATTTATAATTCCCAAATTCCAGTCCTAGGCATATTCTAAGAGAAATTCCTACACTTGTTTATGAGAATACACACATGTGAATTTTCATGGCTCCACTGTGTATGGgtacaaaaaactggaaacaagaaaATTTCCTTGAAAATGGATGAATACATGGTGTTATATAAACGActattggagaaaaaaaatgagtgaactatagctgtgtgcatgttcagttgctaagctgtgtctgcctctctgcaaccccatggaccgtagcctgcccggctcctctgaccatgggatttcccagctaagaatactggagtgggttgccgtttccttctccaggggatcttcctgacccaggcaaaggatcttccgaacccatgtctcctgcattggcaggcgggttctttactgctgagccatcagggaaactgaACTATAGTTACATGCATCATGAATCTCAGTAACATACTATCTAATGAAAAGTACAAATCCTataagacaacataaacagatacTTTTTCTAATGttcaaataaaaaagcaaaatatacacAGGAGTAcaatgaaacaattttttttgagA from the Capra hircus breed San Clemente chromosome 18, ASM170441v1, whole genome shotgun sequence genome contains:
- the ZNF599 gene encoding zinc finger protein 599; this translates as MAAPALALISFEDVAITFTGEEWRHLDLAQRTLYQEVMLETCGLLVSLGHPVPEAELIQLLEYGPELWRVKRGLSGNTCIGEKSNPKTTELTASQLALTEEAPFEEQVTHGTSRDSWLGQGRYQEKLSEVQEGNWRPGADPHKETCLRKWSHKHDFETDDSLCLGILQEQVTTQDALHECDSQEPGKDLVVDARNNLYKCKECGKDFSKNWALIRHQQIHAGVKPYECSECGKASRYMADFIRHMRFHTGEKPYKCIECGKAFKRRSHLTEHQRIHSGDKPYECKECGKAFTHRSSFIQHNVTHTREKPFLCKECGKAFYYSSSFAQHMRIHTGKKLYECSKCGKAFTHRSTFIQHNMTHTREKPFLCKECGKAFCLNSSFTQHMRIHTGEKPYDCSECGKAFTHRSTFIRHKRAHTGEKPFECKECGKAFCDSSSLIQHMRIHTGERPYECSECGKAFTHHSVFIRHNRTHSGKKPLECKECAKAFYYSSSFTRHMRIHTGEKPYVCRECGKAFTQPANFVRHNRIHTGEKPYECKECEKAFCDNFALTQHVRTHTGEKPFECGECGKAFSHSSSFTHHQKMHTRV